A genomic stretch from Komagataeibacter xylinus includes:
- a CDS encoding methylthioribulose 1-phosphate dehydratase, producing the protein MTQSVFPAGAYCRAVERIIAAGQRMDRFGWVPATAGNISIRLPDGNLAITRSGGHKGLLGPDGVICVDAHGRPLAAGDRPSAETLLHCQVYAHDPAAGAVLHGHSVASTVLSMAGGDALVLEGYEVQKVFAGQNTHAAHVTVPIFDNDQDITRLSRVVAPHLDGMRAGYIIRGHGVYVWGADMDMALARLEGLEFLLACELERRKLA; encoded by the coding sequence ATGACGCAGTCCGTTTTTCCCGCAGGGGCCTATTGCCGCGCGGTGGAGCGCATCATCGCCGCGGGCCAGCGCATGGACCGCTTTGGCTGGGTGCCCGCCACGGCAGGCAACATCAGCATCCGCCTGCCTGATGGCAACCTCGCCATCACGCGCTCGGGTGGCCACAAGGGGCTGCTCGGGCCGGATGGGGTGATCTGTGTCGATGCCCATGGCCGCCCGCTTGCCGCAGGCGACCGGCCCAGCGCCGAAACACTGCTGCACTGCCAGGTCTATGCGCATGACCCGGCAGCAGGTGCCGTGCTTCATGGCCACTCCGTTGCCTCCACCGTGCTGTCGATGGCAGGAGGCGACGCCCTCGTGCTTGAAGGTTACGAGGTGCAGAAGGTCTTTGCCGGGCAGAACACGCATGCCGCCCACGTAACGGTGCCCATATTCGACAATGATCAGGACATCACACGCCTCTCGCGCGTGGTGGCCCCGCATCTTGATGGCATGCGCGCGGGCTACATCATCCGTGGGCACGGGGTTTATGTGTGGGGGGCTGACATGGACATGGCCCTTGCGCGGCTGGAGGGGCTTGAATTCCTGCTTGCCTGCGAACTCGAGAGGAGGAAGCTCGCATGA
- a CDS encoding twin-arginine translocase TatA/TatE family subunit — protein sequence MGSLSWGHWLIVLAVVLVLFGGGGKISSLMGDMARGIKSFKKNMADDEPHEPVASGHIQGPGKEKDATFTEAPQPSTNNVK from the coding sequence ATGGGTAGCTTGAGCTGGGGACATTGGCTGATCGTACTGGCAGTGGTGCTGGTACTGTTTGGCGGCGGCGGCAAGATCAGTTCGCTCATGGGTGACATGGCGCGCGGGATCAAGTCATTCAAGAAGAACATGGCCGATGACGAGCCGCACGAGCCCGTTGCCTCCGGTCACATCCAGGGGCCGGGCAAGGAAAAGGATGCAACCTTTACCGAAGCGCCGCAGCCTTCCACCAATAACGTGAAATGA
- a CDS encoding regulatory protein RecX, whose translation MVARPSRSAPRPLPPAPDGAALRAVALAYLARFSATRAGVTRVLTRHVDRWARRAVDGGMDADEAARSVQPARVLIERIVADMEGLGAVDDARFAEFRARSLARAGRSRRMVAAHLSARGVDEATAGVAVEEALGARDGEGRETELAAALVFIRKRRAGPFLRADADEAEAALRDRRAMDAMARAGFTRDTARTALDMDRDEAEDRIMRMRMA comes from the coding sequence ATGGTGGCCCGTCCTTCCCGTTCTGCACCCCGCCCGCTGCCGCCAGCGCCCGATGGTGCTGCGCTGCGCGCGGTCGCACTGGCCTATCTGGCCCGCTTCTCGGCCACGCGGGCAGGGGTGACGCGGGTGCTGACCCGCCATGTCGACCGCTGGGCGCGTCGCGCGGTTGATGGCGGGATGGACGCCGATGAGGCCGCGCGCAGTGTGCAGCCCGCCCGCGTGCTGATCGAACGCATCGTGGCCGATATGGAAGGGCTGGGTGCGGTGGATGATGCCCGCTTTGCGGAATTCCGGGCCCGTTCCCTGGCGCGGGCCGGGCGCTCGCGCCGCATGGTTGCGGCCCATCTGAGCGCGCGCGGCGTGGATGAAGCGACGGCAGGAGTGGCGGTGGAGGAAGCGCTGGGCGCGCGTGATGGCGAGGGGCGCGAGACCGAACTGGCTGCGGCTCTCGTGTTCATCCGCAAGCGCCGGGCGGGGCCTTTCCTGCGGGCCGATGCCGATGAGGCCGAGGCCGCCCTGCGCGACCGCCGTGCGATGGATGCCATGGCGCGCGCGGGCTTTACGCGCGATACGGCGCGCACGGCGCTGGATATGGACCGTGACGAGGCGGAGGACAGGATCATGCGTATGAGGATGGCGTGA
- the argF gene encoding ornithine carbamoyltransferase, translating to MNALRTPTHVTPRHFLDLKEIDAATLRAILDVASGIKRMQDHRARPMHPALPLRGRALGLMLSKPSTRTRVSFEVGMQQLGGNVVLLAPSDMQLGRGESIADTARVLSRFVDAIVLRTGRTENLRELARWSSVPVINGLTPDSHPVQIMADIMTFEEHRGPIRGRTLAWVGDGNNVATSFIEAAALFGFSLRLATPPTHAPSVAAVAWARAHGGDITVTTDPVAAVKGADAIITDTWVSMSDKASDQRVSAFEPYRVDAALMAHAAPDALFLHCLPAHIGEEVTEDVFEGPRSVVFDEAENRLHAQKGILVWALCGADWQQYGKEPTA from the coding sequence ATGAACGCGCTGCGCACCCCCACCCATGTCACGCCCCGTCATTTCCTTGACCTCAAGGAAATAGATGCCGCAACGCTGCGCGCCATCCTCGACGTAGCCAGCGGCATCAAGCGCATGCAGGACCACAGGGCGCGCCCCATGCACCCCGCCCTGCCGCTGCGCGGCCGCGCGCTGGGGCTGATGCTCTCCAAGCCCTCCACGCGCACGCGTGTTTCGTTTGAAGTGGGCATGCAGCAGCTTGGCGGCAACGTGGTGCTGCTGGCGCCATCCGACATGCAGCTCGGACGCGGCGAGAGCATTGCCGATACGGCCCGCGTGCTGTCGCGCTTTGTCGATGCCATCGTGCTGCGCACCGGCAGGACCGAGAACCTGCGCGAACTGGCGCGGTGGAGCAGCGTGCCGGTCATCAACGGCCTGACGCCGGATTCGCACCCCGTGCAGATCATGGCCGACATCATGACGTTCGAGGAACATCGCGGCCCGATCAGGGGCCGTACGCTGGCCTGGGTGGGTGATGGCAACAATGTCGCCACCTCCTTCATCGAGGCCGCCGCCCTGTTCGGCTTCAGCCTGCGGCTGGCAACGCCGCCAACCCATGCACCCTCGGTTGCAGCGGTTGCCTGGGCGCGCGCGCATGGCGGCGACATCACGGTCACGACCGACCCAGTTGCCGCGGTAAAAGGCGCTGATGCGATCATTACCGATACCTGGGTCAGCATGTCCGACAAGGCATCCGACCAGCGGGTGAGCGCGTTCGAGCCCTACCGGGTTGATGCGGCGCTGATGGCGCATGCTGCCCCCGATGCCCTTTTCCTGCACTGCCTGCCTGCCCATATCGGGGAAGAAGTGACCGAAGACGTGTTTGAAGGCCCGCGCTCCGTCGTGTTCGATGAGGCGGAGAACCGCCTGCACGCGCAAAAGGGCATTCTGGTCTGGGCGCTGTGTGGCGCGGACTGGCAGCAATATGGAAAGGAACCCACCGCATGA
- a CDS encoding acireductone dioxygenase, which translates to MSRLNVFADNNPGTPIIHLTDPARIAAELAPIGVRFEQWNSPVTPDRAAPEAEVLAAYRPYLDQLMGETGAGSADVLRVGPDTQGWAEARRKFLSEHTHGEDEVRFFVHGQGDFILHVNGRVYDVRCTAGDLISVPAGTPHWFDGGETPDFVTLRIFTNPDGWIARYTGSDIAASFPAEA; encoded by the coding sequence ATGAGCCGCCTGAACGTTTTTGCCGACAACAATCCCGGCACGCCCATCATTCACCTGACCGACCCCGCCCGCATCGCCGCCGAGCTTGCGCCCATTGGCGTGCGCTTCGAGCAGTGGAACAGCCCGGTCACCCCCGACCGTGCAGCCCCCGAGGCCGAGGTGCTGGCCGCTTACCGCCCCTATCTTGACCAGCTTATGGGCGAGACGGGAGCCGGTTCCGCCGATGTGCTGCGCGTTGGCCCCGACACGCAGGGCTGGGCGGAAGCGAGGCGCAAATTCCTGTCCGAGCACACCCATGGCGAGGACGAGGTGCGGTTTTTCGTGCATGGGCAGGGTGATTTCATCCTGCATGTGAATGGCCGCGTGTATGACGTGCGCTGCACGGCGGGCGACCTGATCTCGGTGCCCGCAGGCACGCCGCACTGGTTTGATGGCGGCGAGACGCCCGATTTCGTAACGCTGCGCATCTTCACCAACCCTGATGGCTGGATCGCGCGCTATACCGGCAGTGACATCGCAGCCAGCTTCCCCGCTGAAGCCTGA
- the mtnC gene encoding acireductone synthase translates to MTQATQPPVRAVLLDIEGTTIPVSFVHATLFPYARKALPALLRTHADDPEVKAQIAEIARLAPGVPPLHQLEAWMDADAKVAPLKALQGMIWAQGYAEGVLKAGLYPDVVPALRCWAAAGLSLAVYSSGSVAAQKLIYGHTTEGDLSNVFVGFYDLQMGGKRDAESYRRILDAARWQAGDVLFLSDVVAELDAAAQAGLRTCQIVHAEDGTQPGTTHPVAGSLAEVAQRFGLPHPEVA, encoded by the coding sequence GTGACCCAGGCCACGCAGCCGCCAGTACGCGCGGTGCTGCTGGATATCGAGGGGACGACCATACCGGTTTCCTTCGTCCATGCGACCCTGTTCCCCTATGCCCGCAAGGCGCTGCCCGCCCTGCTGCGCACCCATGCGGATGACCCCGAAGTAAAGGCCCAGATCGCGGAAATCGCGCGTCTTGCCCCCGGCGTGCCCCCCCTGCACCAGCTGGAAGCGTGGATGGATGCGGATGCCAAGGTGGCGCCGCTCAAGGCCCTGCAGGGCATGATCTGGGCGCAGGGCTATGCCGAGGGTGTGCTCAAGGCCGGGCTCTACCCCGATGTGGTGCCCGCCCTGCGCTGCTGGGCTGCTGCAGGGCTTTCGCTTGCGGTGTATTCCTCCGGCTCGGTGGCGGCGCAGAAGCTGATCTATGGCCATACGACCGAAGGCGACCTGAGCAACGTGTTCGTGGGGTTTTACGACCTGCAGATGGGCGGCAAGCGCGATGCCGAAAGCTATCGCCGCATCCTTGATGCCGCGCGCTGGCAGGCGGGCGACGTGCTGTTCCTGTCCGATGTGGTGGCCGAGCTTGACGCGGCGGCACAGGCGGGCCTGCGCACCTGCCAGATCGTCCATGCCGAGGACGGCACGCAGCCCGGCACCACGCACCCGGTGGCAGGCTCCCTGGCCGAGGTGGCACAGCGTTTTGGCCTGCCCCACCCGGAGGTGGCATGA
- a CDS encoding aspartate aminotransferase family protein: MISALMPNYNRADLAFERGEGAWLYTVDGRRFLDFGSGIATSSVGHNNPHLVQAIAQQAQRVMHVSNLYRVPQAEQLAERLVANSFADSAFFCNSGAEANEGMIKMIRRAQAKSGHPERTRIICFNGAFHGRTLATLSATGNAKYLDGFGPRVEGFDHVPLNNMNAVRDAICAETAGIMIEPVQGESGIHVADPRFMRELRAACDEYGLFLGVDEVQCGMGRTGRLFAYEWSDITPDILSTAKGIAGGFPMGAVLTTETIAKHMTPGSHGTTFGGSPLACAAANAVLDIILAPGFLEGVRAHAAQLDAGFDRLIATHPDIFTAHRGLGLLIGLKCRPDVALVQNAAVGEGMLCVTAGDNVLRLLPPLTVTEADCAEALSMLDRAAARVHAHLAATNAENVA; the protein is encoded by the coding sequence ATGATTTCCGCCCTGATGCCGAATTACAATCGCGCCGACCTCGCTTTCGAGCGTGGCGAAGGTGCCTGGCTGTACACGGTGGACGGGCGACGATTCCTCGATTTCGGTTCCGGCATCGCTACCTCCTCGGTCGGGCACAACAACCCGCATCTGGTGCAGGCCATCGCGCAGCAGGCGCAGCGCGTCATGCATGTCTCCAACCTGTATCGCGTGCCGCAGGCCGAGCAGCTGGCCGAGCGGCTGGTTGCCAACAGCTTTGCCGACAGTGCCTTCTTCTGCAATTCGGGTGCGGAAGCCAATGAAGGCATGATCAAGATGATCCGCCGCGCGCAGGCCAAGTCCGGCCATCCCGAGCGCACGCGCATCATCTGCTTCAACGGCGCCTTTCACGGGCGCACGCTGGCGACCCTGTCGGCTACCGGCAACGCCAAATACCTTGATGGCTTCGGCCCCCGGGTGGAAGGCTTCGACCACGTACCGCTCAACAACATGAACGCCGTGCGCGACGCCATCTGCGCCGAGACGGCTGGCATCATGATCGAGCCGGTGCAGGGCGAGAGCGGTATCCATGTCGCCGACCCGCGCTTCATGCGCGAACTGCGGGCGGCGTGCGATGAATATGGCCTGTTCCTGGGCGTGGACGAGGTGCAGTGCGGCATGGGCCGGACCGGCCGCCTGTTCGCCTATGAATGGTCGGACATCACGCCCGATATCCTGTCCACCGCCAAGGGCATTGCGGGCGGCTTCCCCATGGGGGCAGTGCTGACGACCGAGACCATTGCAAAGCACATGACACCGGGCAGCCACGGCACCACCTTTGGCGGCAGCCCGCTGGCCTGTGCCGCCGCCAACGCGGTGCTCGACATCATCCTCGCCCCCGGCTTCCTTGAAGGCGTGCGCGCGCACGCGGCACAGCTTGACGCAGGCTTCGACCGGCTGATCGCAACCCATCCCGACATTTTCACCGCCCATCGCGGCCTCGGGCTGCTCATTGGCCTGAAATGCAGGCCCGACGTAGCGCTGGTGCAGAATGCGGCCGTGGGCGAAGGCATGCTGTGCGTAACGGCGGGCGACAACGTGCTGCGCCTGCTCCCCCCCCTGACCGTGACCGAGGCCGACTGCGCCGAGGCCCTGTCCATGCTGGACCGGGCGGCTGCGCGCGTGCATGCCCACCTCGCGGCCACCAATGCGGAGAATGTGGCATGA
- a CDS encoding CHAP domain-containing protein codes for MRRVLAQAAGGLALLSLAACAGGSGQGWHGAVQCAPYARQVTHVQLRGDAASWWGQAQGHYPRTHVPRTGAVLVFRATGRLPDGHVSVVQQVRGPREVLVDQANWVPGRVGHGEPVVDVSGRNDWSQVKVWWSPIHAMGKTVYPAYGFILPRG; via the coding sequence GTGAGGCGCGTGCTGGCGCAGGCGGCAGGGGGGCTTGCGCTCCTGTCGCTTGCGGCGTGCGCGGGGGGCAGCGGGCAGGGATGGCATGGAGCGGTACAGTGCGCGCCCTATGCGCGGCAGGTCACGCATGTGCAGTTGCGCGGCGATGCGGCCTCATGGTGGGGGCAGGCGCAGGGACATTACCCCCGCACGCATGTGCCCCGCACCGGGGCGGTGCTGGTGTTCAGGGCGACGGGCCGCCTGCCTGATGGGCATGTCTCGGTCGTGCAGCAGGTGCGCGGCCCGCGTGAGGTACTGGTGGACCAGGCCAACTGGGTGCCAGGAAGGGTAGGTCACGGCGAGCCGGTGGTCGATGTATCGGGGCGCAATGACTGGTCGCAGGTCAAGGTCTGGTGGTCCCCCATTCACGCGATGGGCAAAACCGTCTATCCTGCCTATGGGTTCATCCTGCCACGGGGCTGA